From the Sphingobacteruim zhuxiongii genome, the window CGGCATCTAGATATATCAAAAGAACAAAGAGTCAATTAGAGAGCCTTTATTAAGGCCGTATTCTTGCGTGCCAATGGAAATGGATCTAATAGGATTCTCTTCAATAACTATATATACAAAAGAAGCGAGCTAGCCGTCCGGCTAGCTCGCTTCTTTTGTATATATAATGCATTTCTATTTTAACACGATAGAGGCTCTACCCATAATCGAATTGTCAGCATATAACAAAATCGTATAGGCTCCTTTTTGAAAGCGTTGACCATTATTGTCCCAATTCATTAAGTACTCTTGTCCGTTATTTGTGAAATTAATACTCTCTTTAAAGCTATATTGAAGTTTTTCACCATGTACGTAGAAGATATCCTCAGAATTAGCTTCTAAATTACCTTTTGGATTAATTACACGAACATAAACATCCTTTTTCCCAGTAGTAGCCAAGGGATTATCCGCAATGGTAAAGCTAACTTGCAATTTATCAATTCGCTTCGATTTTGTCTCTATTTCGATTACTCCTCCCTTTTTCTCCTCTACACCCGCAATATGAATATTGGAAACTTTAATTGAAGACGCTTTATTTACTTTTTCATTTAAAACTTTATGATCTTTTGAAATCTTCTCCGACTTTTGATTACTCGCATTTAACTCGCCTTTCAAATCCGAGTTTGCCTCAGCCAACAGCTCATTTTTTATGCGAAGTTCCGTTACTTCGTCTTTCATTCTTGAAACACTGGTTTTCAGTTGATAAACCTGCTGTTTTGCCGTTTCTATCTGCTGATCAGTAATCTCACCCAGTTCAAGCTTATTTCTCAATTCTTCAATCTTCAACCGCGCCTCGCGTTCTGAAGATAGAAAATCTGGCGTAGAACCATTAGATTGAGACTTGATATTATCCAACTCCGCTTCAATTCTATCAATCTCGGATTGTAAGCTCTCTTTCTGTAAAGTTACAGTATAAAGCTTTTCTCCAGAAGACTTAAACTTAACGTAGAAATATATGTTCGTCGCTAAAAGTGCCGCAATGGCAATGATGAAAAAATAAATTTTAGAGCTATCGCGTTTAACCGCAACAAGCTCCTGATCTTCATTCATCCCTTTATTTTCAATTCCTGTTTTCATGATGCGTTTACGTACTTTTCGTCGACCCTAATTGTATTGAATAGTCAACTAGATATGTACGTTTAATATTATATTAACATTTTCGTAAAACAAATGGCAAAAACTGTTCCAACTATAATTATTCAAAATAATTAAGAGTTTCAAACCCGCCCTTCTTAAGATATTCTTCGCGCTTCATCAATTTCAGGTCAGACAAAACCATTTCGTTCACTAACATATCGAGCGAATACTTTGGTTTCCAGCCTAGCTTCGTTTGCGCTTTACTTGGATCTCCAATTAACAAGTCAACCTCTGTTGGTCGATAATACTGCGGATCAACTTTGACTACAGTTTGCCCTAATTTAATAGCCTCAGCTGTTAACCCAAGCTCTGCAAGTCGTTCCTCATCTCTATCAATGATTACACCTTTCTCCGCCTCACCTTTTCCACTAAATTCAATCTCAATTCCCAATTCTGAAAAAGCCATGCGAACAAATTCCCTTACCGTGGTCGTGACACCGGTTGCAATAACGAAATCCTCAGGCTTCTCTTGTTGAAGAATCAACCACATCGCTTCCACATAATCTCGAGCATGCCCCCAATCCCGTTGTGCTGACAAATTCCCTAAGTACAACTTGTCTTGCAATCCCAACGCTATTTTTGCAGCAGCTCGTGTAATCTTACGTGTAACAAACGTTTCTCCTCGAACAGGACTCTCATGATTGAATAAGATACCATTACAAGCAAACATCTGATAGGCCTCGCGATAATTTACGGTAATCCAATACGCATACATTTTTGCAACTGCATAAGGACTTCTCGGATAAAACGGAGTTGTCTCACTTTGAGGAACCTCTTGTACCAAGCCGTATAATTCTGATGTTGATGCCTGATATACTTTTGTATGCCCAATTAGGCCTAACAACCGAACCGCTTCTAAGATCCGTAGCATACCAATACCGTCGGCATTTGCTGTATATTCAGGTGTATCAAAGCTAACCTTTACATGTGATTGAGCAGCCAAATTATAAATTTCATCCGGTCTAGTTTCTTGAATAACCCGGATAAGATTCGTAGAATCTGTCAAATCTCCATAATGAAGTACAAAATTACGTCCTAACTCATGAGGGTCTTGATATAAATGATCTATTCGATCCGTATTGAAAAGCGAACTTCTTCTTTTCAACCCGTGCACCATATAGCCTTTTTTTAATAGAAATTCAGCTAAATAAGCGCCATCTTGCCCCGTTATCCCCGTAATTAGCGCGACTTTCATTTGTTCTCGATTCATCCCCTTCGTAAAAATTATGCAAATATATTTAAAAAAAATGCAATCGATTGATGTTTAAACAACAAAGCCGCAGAAATTTTCTGCGGCTCATTAAAATTCTTTAGTTTTCCCTAGTTTGCACGAGAGAATTTGAATACTAAATGACCTTCACCTTGATCTAAAGGAATAGGCATGCGCATAGTCATTCCACTCTCATCAGCAAAAGAAAGATCTAAACGGTATCCGCTAGTAACGTTCGCAGCTTTATCTCCAGCATAGACTTTCTTAAATTGAAATGCTGGCTCACCACCTGTTTTACTTGGATTGAAAATAGACCATACGATATTACGAACTGCTCCGTTTGCACATAAGGTACCTTCAGCGTTGAAAGTAATCGTACCGCGTTGCGCGCCACCTGGTAAATCCCATACCGATCCGATGAAACAATCAACAGGAGCCTCGTCAAAAATATTTTTGATCGTATAGTTGCTCGGAATGTTTTCACGTTCTACAGAATTCAACACCCATTTACCTTTAACGCCAGCACGCCATTGAGATGCTGTTGGACCCTGAGAAGATTCTGCACCTCCAGTTGTCGATTTCTTTTGCGCACCACAACTTCCTAAAATTAACACCATCGTTAATAAGGACAAAAAGGATAAAATACGTTTATGCATATTACAAAGTTTAAAATAGTATATTAAATGTATATTAGTAACCTCAAAAATAACACGATATTTTGATGAACATGACATCCAAAAATCATACCATAAGCAAAATCGTTGCCAAGGCGATATTACGAATTGTAATGATTATTCTAATCATTGGAATCGCCTATTCTTTCAGCAAAGATGCTAATTTATTGAAGAACATTTCGTTATATTTTCCACACAAATGGGCTATATTTGCGCCGATTTCATTATTTATTGTTTTTATCATTCTAATGTTGATGATGCTCCGCGAAAAATATAAGCGAACGGATTTCAACTGGCTGTTTGCTTTAGCCGGCGGTTTCCTTGTCATTTATTTAATGATGCTCTTTTCAAGGATCTATCCCCTTCTCTAATTTGATATTATCTTATGCAAGATACCAAGATCTGGAATATCGTTAAGAACCTACTAAAAGTAGTAATCACCTTAGGCGCACTCTACTGGGTAGCTAACAAGATATCGTTTTCAGAATTGAGTCAGGCTTTACGCACCAGCAATCCACTCTATTTGATCCTAGCATTCTTAGCTTATTGCTGTTCTATATTAGTGGCGTCTTCTCGGCTAAATTCTTTTTTTAAGGCTATTGGTCTAGCGCTAACTGAACGCTACAATTTTAGACTTTATCAGCTCGGACTCCTCTATAATTTCTTTTTACCAGGAGGTATTGGCGGTGATGGCTATAAAATATTCTTTCTAAAGAAAACTTTCAATGTGTCCCGACGACAAGTATTGGGAGCTGTTTTTTTTGATCGTTTAAGCGGATTGTGGGCTCTGTGTATCGTTTCAGGGGCACTGGTAATCTTTATGCCTCGATTAGCGATTCCTAATTATATTACCATTGCAGTGCTTGCAATTGGAACGATAAGTTATTTATACGTCCTAAGAACCTTCTTTAGACAATTCTTAAACAACTTTATTGTCACCCATTTTAAAGCATTAGCGGTTCAGGGATTTCAAACCATAACTGCAATTTTGATTTTGTACGCAATGAACTTTGACGGCAAATTCTCCCCTTTTCTATTAATCTTTATGGTTTCCTCGCTCGTAGCAATCGTCCCTTCAATTGGTGGCGCTATCGGACTTCGAGAAACTGTCATGTTTAGTTTAGCAACCTACCTTAAATTAGATCCACATATTGCCGTTACGATTAGCTTGATTTTCTATATTATCTCGCTATTGGTAGCATCCAGTGGAATATATTATATTTTCAGACCTCAGCGTTTAGGAGCCGATAAACTTCCTTCGGCAAAAGAGGTAGAAGAAGAAATCGATAAAGAAGAAGAATAATGGCAAATATTATCGTTACAGGAGCCAGCAGTGGCATAGGATTCGAAGCTGTATTAGATTTAACCGCAAACAAAGCCAATAAAGTAATTGCTTTAGCACGCTCTGCGGACAAACTCCGTAAGTTGCATGAAATCGCAACTTCGCTAAACCACGATGGAGGAACGCTATACCCCGCGCAATTTGACATCGTATATGATAACTATCAGGACTCTCTAGTCCCGTTTATTCAGTCGAAATTTGAAACGGTTGATATTTTAATAAATAATGCCGGCGCTTTAATTAATAAGCCTTTTCTTGAAACGTCAAATGAAGATTTTGCGTCCATGTTGCAATCGAACTTGATTGGTCATATCAATATGATTAAACATATAGTTCCATTGATGAGAGAAGGCAGCCATATTGTAAACATAAGCAGTATGGGCGGATTTCAAGGATCTGCGAAATTCCCTGGTCTCTCAGCTTATTCGTCCAGCAAAGCAGCCCTAGCGTCACTTACCGAGTGCTTAGCGGAAGAATTTAAAGAAAAAGGAATCAAAGTAAATTGTTTGGCTTTAGGCTCTTCGCAAACTGAAATGTTTGAAGCCGCATTTCCAGGTGTCGAAGCAGGGACATTAGCATTTGAAATGGGGCGATACATAGCAGAGTTTGCACAAAATGGACACAAATTTTATAATGGTAAAATACTTCCGGTGGCAAATACCACGCCCTAGTCAATCCGCGATTAAAAACTATTAAATATATCAAAGGAGTCTATAAAAAAATAGGCTCCTTTCTTGTTTTGTATCGCTGTCAATCCAACTATAGAGAATAAGCACCTATGACCGCGACAATCCTTTCCAACCAACTCCCAATTTCAGTCAGATTTCATTAACACCTGAAATATTCACAGAATTTATTTTCGAAATTCAATGACGATCCAATCATTTTTTAATGAAACACAATAATAAATGAGATTTATTTATAAATTTACGCGTACTAAATGCTGAAACTTAACCTTCTTTTGCGGAACCCTAGACATCGAAATCAACTAGCAAAGGATTAATCTTTACTAGTAAAAAGCTTTTGAAACTAAATTAGATTTGGTTAATAACCAAATTTGGAACAACAACAAATTACTAAACTAGAAAACTTAATTATGAAAAGAAATCTACTATTTTTCATAATGCTTTGTTGGCTACCTATCGTAGCATTCGGACAAAGCAGAAAAGTTAGCGGCACAATCACTGATGCCGTTACAAATCAACCAATCGCCGGTGCGACGATTAAAGCGGTTGGTACAAATTTCGTCTCCCAAACTGACGTCAACGGACGCTATGAAATTGGGCTTAACGAATCCACAAAATTCCTATTTTTCACCTACATCGGTTACACTTCTCAACAGATTGCAGTTTCTGGTGGCACTTTAGATGCTCAACTTAGCCCTTCAGCTGCCGATTTAGAAGAAGTAGTGGTTGTTGGTTATGGTACACAAATTAAGAAAGACATGACTGGATCCGTGGCGAGCGTAAAGATGTCTGATTTAGAAGATGTCCCATTGCAGACTGTAGAAGCCGGATTACAAGGTCGTGCACCGGGTGTTTTCGTGAACACAAGTTCAGGAAAACTAGGACAGGCGTTACAAATCCGTGTACGTGGTATCTCTTCAATTTCTGCGGGTACACAGCCTTTGTATGTAATTGACGGAGTACCAATGATGACAAAAGCGATGGGTACGTACGATGAACCAGATAATCCGCTAGCTGCAATTAGTCCCGATGACATCGAATCTATGGAAGTATTGAAGGACGGTTCAGCTTCTGCTATCTACGGCTCAAGAGCCTCAAACGGCGTTGTCTTGATCACAACGAAAAAGGGTAAAGCAGGTAGAACAAAAATCGATCTCAGCTATTTTGCAGGATTTAGTGACCCAACGAATAAAGGTGACTTCTTGAATGCTGATCAATATCGCGAACTTCTATCTGCAGCATTAAATAATGCCGGATATATAGGTCCTGATCCTGACGAGCAATATCCAGATATTAGTTCCTTCTGGGCAGATTGGACAGGAACAGATGACTGGGATAAAAACTACAATACCAATTGGGTAAACGAAGGTATGCGTCGTGGAAATCTTCAACAAGGAAGTTTGAGTATCTCTGGTGGTGATAGTAAAACTAGATTTACAGCATCTGGAAGCTTTTCTGATACCAAAGGTATTATCATCGGAAACCGTTTCAAGAGAACCTCAGGAAGAATTGGTGTTGATCACTCTGCATTCGATTTCTTAGATATCGGCGGAACTTTGAACATCAACAAAGTCGACAATTACCGTGTAAGTAGCGATAATGCCTTTTCAAACCCACTTCAGTTAAACGCATTGCCTCCGATTCAACCCGTACGCGATGAAAATGGTGACCTAAATAATTACACTGTTTATTACAATAACTTAATTGATTTAGAAAACGGAAACAATACTTCGAGTACCTATCGTACTTTCGGTACCGCGTATGCCAACGCTAGAATCACAGAAGATTTAACCTTCCGCTCTGAATATGGTATGGATTTCCAAAACCTGGAAGAAGATTTATACCTGGGTATGAGAACACAAGACGGTGGAGATTCTGGAGGTTATGGATTTAGTTACCAAGCAAGGTCAATTAACTTCAACACCAACAACACGTTATCTTATGCTAAAACCTTCAACGACATCCACAATCTAACCTTATTAGGTGGTATGTCATACCAAGAACAACAGTTTAGATATACGATGGCAGAAGGTAAAAACTTCCCTTCTGACTTGTTTAGAAAAATTACTTCTGCAGCCGTAAAATCAGACGCGAGTTCATCAGCAACTTCTAGAGCAATCGTATCTTATTTTGCACGTGCGAACTATAAATTATTAGATCGTTACTTATTTGAAGCGTCGATTCGTACGGATGGTTCTTCTCGATTTGGAAAAGAATTCAAATACGGTACATTTCCTGCGGCGTCCATCGGATGGGTAATTTCTCAAGAAAACTTCTTGCAGGAAAGCAATACCGTAAACTTCCTAAAACTGAGAGCGAGTTATGGCTTAACCGGAAACGAGGACATTGACGATTTTGCTTCTAGAACACTTTATAGCGGTGCAAATTATGCTGGAACACCAGGTACTGTAGCGTACCGTTTAGGAGACCCTAGATTAACTTGGGAACAAACAGCGCAAAGCAACATTGGTTTAGATTTTGGAATCTTAGCCGACCGCATTTCGGGAACAGTTGAAGCTTACCACAAAAAGACAACAGATTTATTGTTAGACATGCCGATTGTATCGACCAGCGGTTTCACAACCATTTATAGAAACGTGGGTAGTCTAGAAAATAAAGGATTAGAGTTAACATTAAATTCTAAAAATTTCGTAGGCGAATTTAAATGGTCTACAAGTTTTAACATTTCTTGGAATAGAAATAAAATTCTAAAATTAGTTAATGGACAGCCAATCTATCCAGGTGGTCGCTACTTAGGCCGTTTAGAAGAAGGAAAGCCATATGGTTTCTTCTATGGAAAAGCCTATGCAGGTGTTGATCCGGATAATGGTGATGCCCTATATTACAAAGACGCTACACGTAGTACAACAACAAACGTTTATTCAGAAGCTGCAGATCAAGAAATTGGAAATCCAAATCCGAACTTTTACGGTGGTTTTGGAAACAGATTCTCTTATAAAAACTTCGATTTAGACATCCAAACACAATTCGTTAGTGGTAATGACATCTACAATGCTGCAGGTGGTTTCCAATCGGCAAACGGTGATTACTTTGATAACCAAACAACAGATCAAATGAACTATTGGAAGAATCCTGGTGACGTAACAATGGTACCTCAACCGCGTTTCGATTCAGCAAATGGTACTAGACCTTCATCACGTTATGTACAAGATGGTTCATATTTCCGTATTAAGAATGTCGTATTGGGTTACAACTTACCAAATGAAACGGTGAATAAATTGAAAATGCAAAGAGCAAGAGTTTATGTGTCGGCAACTAACTTGTTAACATTAACAGACTACAATGGTTACGATCCGGAAATCAATACCACCTTTGCAGGTGCTGTTCAATTAGGTACAGACTTCTATACTGCACCGCAGCCACGCACAATCACTTTTGGAATTAATGTCGGTTTCTAATCAAAAACGAAAAAGTTATGAAAATCTTAAAAAATCTATCATATTCTGTTTTAGCCTTCTCCTTATTGGCTAGTTCTTGTGGAAAGAAAATAGATATAGAACCCCAGGATGATATCTCATCTGAAAATGCACTATCTAGTGCCGCTGATGTTAACAACGTACTCGTTGGTGCCTACACCGTGTTAGCACATCCAGCATTATATGGCACCAACTTGGTCATGATTCCTGATTTGTATGCTAGTCCAAGCTATTTAAACTGGACAGGTACATTCAGCACCTACCGAGATATTTCTAATCAAAATTTAATATCCACGAATGAGGATGCGACTCGTACATGGACACGTGCCTACCAAGCGATCAATGCGGCCAATACGGTATTAGAATCCCTAGATGTCGTTACTGATCCGGATATGAAAAACGAAATTCAAGGAAAGGCTTTGTTCATTAGAGGAATTATGCATTTCGAATTAGTTAGATTATATGGCCTTCCATATGAAGCTGGAGCTGCAAATTCAAGTTTAGGCGTTCCAATTGCTTTGAAAGCTGTAAAGGCATTTGAAGATATCACATCCGATGTACCACGTAATACGGTGGCGGAAGTTTATACGCAAGCAGAAAAGGATCTTACGGACGCGGTTTCTCTTTTGAGTGACAGTCCAGATCTATATGCAGCGAAAGGAATGCTCGCTAGATTATATCTACAAAAGAGCGATTACACCAAAGCTCGTATTCAAGCAAACGATATTATCGAAAGCGGTGAATACAGTTTGACTGCCAACTTAGAGGATCCATTCCGTGTAAAAAATTCATCTGAAGGCGTTTTTGAAATTCAACAGAATGAGCAAAGTAACGCGGGTTCTTCGAATGATGGTCTTGCAACTTTTTATTCGAGCTATTTAAACAACACAGGTGGAAAAGTAGGTCGTGGCGACTTGAGTATCTTGAATTCTTACGTGAATGGCTACGCAGCGACAGACAAACGTAGAACCCAGATGATCTATGAAGGAACAGGTGCCAAAACCGGATGGTTTACACGAAAATGGTATAATTACTTCGACAATATCCCTGTAGTACGATTAACAGAGCTTTATTTAACACGTGCGGAGTGTAACGCTAGATTAGGTGGTTCTGTTGGTGCCAGCCCTGCGAGCGATATTAACGAATTACGCCAACGTGCTGGACTAGCTGCGTTGGGAACCGTAACGGTTAACGATATACTTGCTGAAAGAGATAAAGAGTTAGCTTTTGAAGGTTATAGAATACACGACTTGAAACGTACAAAAAGAAGTATCGGTGCATTACCGTATAATGCTCCAAAACTTGTTTTCCCGATTCCATATCGTGAAGTATCTGTCAATTCAAAACTGGTTCAAAATCCAGGATATAATTAACATAAATAAAAAAGCCGCCTCAATGAGGCGGCTTTTTTATTTTAAGTTTAAAATCCAATCCCCGATATCTTCCAAGACACGCATATCAAAGGTCTCTTCAATATTCGCATATTCTAAATGCGAACCAGAAGCAGATGTTTGAAATAAATGATTTAAACCTGGATAAATCTTAAGCAGGCTCTTCGGATTCTTAGGTAGATTATCGGTCAAACTCTCCATATTAACCGCAGCTGGAACTTGAACATCGTTACCCGCAAAAGCTGCAAACACAGGAATATGAATACGCTTAATGAATGGGACAGGATCAATTTTTAAGAAGTATCGATACCACGGCGTAACCAATACACCGATTTCATCTCCAAACTTTGCATTTTGACTTTCGGGAATAGAGCGCATATTTGCCATAAGTTCCTCAAATGCCTTTTCTGCAGATAAGCTACTCTTCACAATCTCGTAATTCTTCAGAATAATATTTCTGTCCATTTCGCTCATTTTTTTACCCTGGACTCTCATCACTGCTTCATTCTGTAATAACATCAAGGAATCAATGGGTATAGCAGGTCCGGCAAGATCAACAATAAACTTCAATGAAGGGATACGCTGCCCGGCAAGAATTGTCGCAATTAGTCCTCCTTCGCTGTGACCAATAATACCGACTTGTTTGGGATCTACATCAGCTTGCGATCGTAAGAATTCCAAGACTTCCATAGCATCTTTCCCAAAGTCTCCAGTCGTCGCTTTCGTATAAATCCCTGTAGATTCACCAACGCCACGGTCATCATAGCGGAGCACAACGATCCCACGCTTTGTAAGATAGTCGGCAATCAATTTAAAGGATTGATGTGCAAAAACAGTTGAATTTCGATCTTGGGGACCACTTCCTGAAACTAATATCACGGCCGGGTGCTTCCCTCCTGTTCGTGGACGCGTAATTGTCCCCGCAAGCGTCACATCAGCTAATTTATTAGGTATAGAAACATTTACAGTATCATAACTATAAGGCGGGTTTACTGCTTGTGGGCGCTTATAAGACTTCCAAACACCTTTTTTAAAGTCTAGTGGAGCTTGCATACTTCCTTGCTGTACACGACCAGTAATC encodes:
- the gmd gene encoding GDP-mannose 4,6-dehydratase — its product is MKVALITGITGQDGAYLAEFLLKKGYMVHGLKRRSSLFNTDRIDHLYQDPHELGRNFVLHYGDLTDSTNLIRVIQETRPDEIYNLAAQSHVKVSFDTPEYTANADGIGMLRILEAVRLLGLIGHTKVYQASTSELYGLVQEVPQSETTPFYPRSPYAVAKMYAYWITVNYREAYQMFACNGILFNHESPVRGETFVTRKITRAAAKIALGLQDKLYLGNLSAQRDWGHARDYVEAMWLILQQEKPEDFVIATGVTTTVREFVRMAFSELGIEIEFSGKGEAEKGVIIDRDEERLAELGLTAEAIKLGQTVVKVDPQYYRPTEVDLLIGDPSKAQTKLGWKPKYSLDMLVNEMVLSDLKLMKREEYLKKGGFETLNYFE
- a CDS encoding lysylphosphatidylglycerol synthase transmembrane domain-containing protein translates to MQDTKIWNIVKNLLKVVITLGALYWVANKISFSELSQALRTSNPLYLILAFLAYCCSILVASSRLNSFFKAIGLALTERYNFRLYQLGLLYNFFLPGGIGGDGYKIFFLKKTFNVSRRQVLGAVFFDRLSGLWALCIVSGALVIFMPRLAIPNYITIAVLAIGTISYLYVLRTFFRQFLNNFIVTHFKALAVQGFQTITAILILYAMNFDGKFSPFLLIFMVSSLVAIVPSIGGAIGLRETVMFSLATYLKLDPHIAVTISLIFYIISLLVASSGIYYIFRPQRLGADKLPSAKEVEEEIDKEEE
- a CDS encoding SDR family NAD(P)-dependent oxidoreductase; this encodes MANIIVTGASSGIGFEAVLDLTANKANKVIALARSADKLRKLHEIATSLNHDGGTLYPAQFDIVYDNYQDSLVPFIQSKFETVDILINNAGALINKPFLETSNEDFASMLQSNLIGHINMIKHIVPLMREGSHIVNISSMGGFQGSAKFPGLSAYSSSKAALASLTECLAEEFKEKGIKVNCLALGSSQTEMFEAAFPGVEAGTLAFEMGRYIAEFAQNGHKFYNGKILPVANTTP
- a CDS encoding SusC/RagA family TonB-linked outer membrane protein; the encoded protein is MKRNLLFFIMLCWLPIVAFGQSRKVSGTITDAVTNQPIAGATIKAVGTNFVSQTDVNGRYEIGLNESTKFLFFTYIGYTSQQIAVSGGTLDAQLSPSAADLEEVVVVGYGTQIKKDMTGSVASVKMSDLEDVPLQTVEAGLQGRAPGVFVNTSSGKLGQALQIRVRGISSISAGTQPLYVIDGVPMMTKAMGTYDEPDNPLAAISPDDIESMEVLKDGSASAIYGSRASNGVVLITTKKGKAGRTKIDLSYFAGFSDPTNKGDFLNADQYRELLSAALNNAGYIGPDPDEQYPDISSFWADWTGTDDWDKNYNTNWVNEGMRRGNLQQGSLSISGGDSKTRFTASGSFSDTKGIIIGNRFKRTSGRIGVDHSAFDFLDIGGTLNINKVDNYRVSSDNAFSNPLQLNALPPIQPVRDENGDLNNYTVYYNNLIDLENGNNTSSTYRTFGTAYANARITEDLTFRSEYGMDFQNLEEDLYLGMRTQDGGDSGGYGFSYQARSINFNTNNTLSYAKTFNDIHNLTLLGGMSYQEQQFRYTMAEGKNFPSDLFRKITSAAVKSDASSSATSRAIVSYFARANYKLLDRYLFEASIRTDGSSRFGKEFKYGTFPAASIGWVISQENFLQESNTVNFLKLRASYGLTGNEDIDDFASRTLYSGANYAGTPGTVAYRLGDPRLTWEQTAQSNIGLDFGILADRISGTVEAYHKKTTDLLLDMPIVSTSGFTTIYRNVGSLENKGLELTLNSKNFVGEFKWSTSFNISWNRNKILKLVNGQPIYPGGRYLGRLEEGKPYGFFYGKAYAGVDPDNGDALYYKDATRSTTTNVYSEAADQEIGNPNPNFYGGFGNRFSYKNFDLDIQTQFVSGNDIYNAAGGFQSANGDYFDNQTTDQMNYWKNPGDVTMVPQPRFDSANGTRPSSRYVQDGSYFRIKNVVLGYNLPNETVNKLKMQRARVYVSATNLLTLTDYNGYDPEINTTFAGAVQLGTDFYTAPQPRTITFGINVGF
- a CDS encoding RagB/SusD family nutrient uptake outer membrane protein, with amino-acid sequence MKILKNLSYSVLAFSLLASSCGKKIDIEPQDDISSENALSSAADVNNVLVGAYTVLAHPALYGTNLVMIPDLYASPSYLNWTGTFSTYRDISNQNLISTNEDATRTWTRAYQAINAANTVLESLDVVTDPDMKNEIQGKALFIRGIMHFELVRLYGLPYEAGAANSSLGVPIALKAVKAFEDITSDVPRNTVAEVYTQAEKDLTDAVSLLSDSPDLYAAKGMLARLYLQKSDYTKARIQANDIIESGEYSLTANLEDPFRVKNSSEGVFEIQQNEQSNAGSSNDGLATFYSSYLNNTGGKVGRGDLSILNSYVNGYAATDKRRTQMIYEGTGAKTGWFTRKWYNYFDNIPVVRLTELYLTRAECNARLGGSVGASPASDINELRQRAGLAALGTVTVNDILAERDKELAFEGYRIHDLKRTKRSIGALPYNAPKLVFPIPYREVSVNSKLVQNPGYN
- a CDS encoding alpha/beta hydrolase family protein, which translates into the protein MIKKYLLGLIGLSFTLLACGQSFEGTWIGTLELPNVKLPTVFEFKYDGEWSGTMQSPSQSPAKLPFSLIKANGDSIHVEVKAFGVRYAGKLSDDRQSITGRVQQGSMQAPLDFKKGVWKSYKRPQAVNPPYSYDTVNVSIPNKLADVTLAGTITRPRTGGKHPAVILVSGSGPQDRNSTVFAHQSFKLIADYLTKRGIVVLRYDDRGVGESTGIYTKATTGDFGKDAMEVLEFLRSQADVDPKQVGIIGHSEGGLIATILAGQRIPSLKFIVDLAGPAIPIDSLMLLQNEAVMRVQGKKMSEMDRNIILKNYEIVKSSLSAEKAFEELMANMRSIPESQNAKFGDEIGVLVTPWYRYFLKIDPVPFIKRIHIPVFAAFAGNDVQVPAAVNMESLTDNLPKNPKSLLKIYPGLNHLFQTSASGSHLEYANIEETFDMRVLEDIGDWILNLK